The proteins below are encoded in one region of Mya arenaria isolate MELC-2E11 chromosome 15, ASM2691426v1:
- the LOC128220322 gene encoding uncharacterized protein LOC128220322 isoform X1 → MTQEQVDKSKTVDKRRTKDLPPTKVVIRRLPPSLTGDQLLEQLSPLPNYDFFYFMKADFSLGPNAFSRAYINFINYEDIAVFRDKFDDYVFLDAKGNEFPAIVEFSSFQKVPKKKARKPDSKKGTIEQDGDYQRFLENLQNPPAEEVVSLETYLEQLENKEREAKATKGGPRISTPLIEYIKRRKEEKRNSILKAREERRKRDLERKQAREDERRKRKEKEREVDREKDRRDRDKNRESRENRDRDRDTRDRDGRDRDTDRDGKYRDRAKDKERDGKDKERDVPVKVHLLKHSDREGTNEREAGSKTSDRVSKDSNDTKKDRESCERESKDSSKGPAKDDKSKLRFSKENREKIKEQREVKDRDRGKPPSSKVDRPRSARDDRDDRRDDRRDDRRDRSDRRPKSYREEREMRRQNRDTDYRDDRPRSGASRRDEKPYKDDSRDRNRNNNNSSTPVRESPKITYRRGSDVDRKPEKDDGKTVDSGKKEDKGDQSKPAEEEGDTVEVKKEEKLVKVDRERTKPIDQSEESKKDEDQSGSGEEKRRKRKERPERAIYDPRRALERRQGSKRDEPSPRSSPRDGRSSPRDGRNSPRDGRSSPREGSQAKDEPKSGGSKEGSQAKDEPKSGGSKEGSQAKDERKLGGSKEGSQAKDEPKSGGSKEDSQAKDEPTSDGSKEGSQAKDEPKSGGYEDGSHTKDEPSSNGSKEGSHSKDEPNFNRSREGSQSKDEPQSGSSKEGSLPADSAEKESHSKDELEAIVSMENRQVKVGSNSNETKEECHSKEELKAGVAKDGNESKDVANKDNQSKDKPETSVSKESSQFKEEPETSVSKESSQFKEEPETSVPKESSQLKDEPETSVSKESSQLKEQKTKTSEEGNNKLNKEMEGDQSRDCKEFEKSNQSKEKAESEGREQKGNEKGSISPGGDENNTDDGTPV, encoded by the exons ATGACACAAGAACAGGTTGATAAGTCAAAGACAGTTGACAAGCGACGTACTAAAGACCTTCCTCCAACAAAG GTTGTGATCCGGCGCCTTCCACCTAGTCTTACTGGAGATCAACTACTGGAACAGCTTTCTCCATTGCCAAATTATGATTTCTTCTACTTCATGAAAGCAGACTTCAG TTTGGGCCCAAATGCATTCTCAAGAGCCTACATAAACTTCATCAACTATGAAGACATTGCAGTGTTCAGGGACAAGTTTGATGATTATGTGTTTTTGGATGCTAAAG gAAATGAGTTCCCAGCCATTGTCGAGTTTTCCTCCTTCCAAAAGGTCCCAAAGAAAAAAGCAAGAAAACCAGATTCGAAAAAAGGCACCATTGAACAGG ATGGAGATTACCAGAGGTTCCTGGAGAATCTGCAGAATCCACCGGCAGAGGAGGTCGTCTCCCTGGAAACGTATCTGGAACAGCTGGAGAATAAAGAGAGGGAAGCCAAAG CCACAAAGGGTGGACCGAGGATCTCCACACCACTGATCGAGTACATCAAGAGAAGGAAGGAGGAAAAGAGAAACTCCATTCTG AAAGCTCGAGAGGAGAGAAGAAAACGTGACTTGGAGCGAAAACAGGCACGTGAAGATGAGAGACGAAAGCGTAAGGAGAAAGAAAGAGAGGTTGATCGGGAGAAAGATCGACGGGACCGGGATAAAAATCGGGAGAGTAGGGAAAACAGAGATCGGGATCGGGACACAAGGGATCGGGATGGTAGAGATAGGGATACAGATCGGGATGGGAAATATCGGGATAGGGCAAAAGATAAAGAAAGAGATGGCAAGGACAAGGAGAGAGATGTCCCTGTGAAGGTACAC CTTCTGAAACATAGTGACAGAGAGGGGACAAATGAGAGAGAAGCAGGCAGTAAAACTTCAGACAGAGTTAGTAAAGACTCAAATGACACTAAAAAGGACAGGGAATCTTGTGAACGAGAGAGTAAAGATTCAAGTAAAGGTCCAGCTAAAGATGATAAGTCTAAACTAAGGTTCTCAAAAGAGAATCGGGAAAAAATAAAAGAGCAGCGAGAGGTTAAAGATAGAGATAGAGGGAAACCTCCATCTAGTAAG GTTGACCGACCCCGGTCTGCACGTGATGATCGTGATGACCGACGAGATGACCGCAGAGATGACCGACGGGACCGCAGTGACCGCCGCCCCAAGTCTTACCGTGAGGAGAGGGAAATGAGGAGACAGAACAGGGACACCGACTACAG GGATGACAGGCCAAGGTCTGGAGCTAGCCGTAGAGATGAAAAACCATACAAAGATGATTCAAG ggACAGGAACAGAAATAACAATAACAGCAGCACCCCTGTTCGTGAGTCACCAAAAATCACATACAGAAGAGGAAGTGATGTAGACAGGAAGCCAGAAAAGGATGATGGGAAAACAGTGGATTCTGGGAAAAAAGAAGACAAGGGAGACCAATCTAAACCTGCAGAGGAAGAGGGGGATACTGTTGAAGTTAAGAAGGAAGAGAAACTGGTCAAAGTGGATAGAGAAAGAACaaag ccCATTGACCAATCAGAAGAGAGTAAAAAAGACGAGGACCAATCAGGAAGCGGAGAGGAAAAACGGAGAAAACGAAAG GAGAGACCTGAGCGTGCCATCTATGATCCCCGAAGAGCATTAGAGAGGCGACAAGGATCTAAAAGAGATGAACCAAGTCCCCGAAGTAGCCCTCGGGATGGTAGGAGTAGCCCTCGGGATGGTAGAAACAGCCCTCGGGATGGTAGAAGTAGTCCAAGGGAGGGTAGTCAGGCTAAGGATGAGCCAAAATCTGGTGGCTCTAAGGAAGGTAGCCAGGCAAAGGATGAGCCAAAATCTGGTGGATCTAAAGAGGGTAGCCAGGCTAAGGACGAGCGAAAATTAGGTGGATCTAAGGAGGGTAGCCAGGCTAAGGATGAGCCCAAATCAGGTGGATCTAAGGAGGATAGCCAGGCTAAGGATGAGCCAACATCTGATGGCTCTAAGGAAGGTAGCCAGGCTAAGGATGAGCCAAAATCTGGTGGCTATGAAGATGGTAGCCATACTAAGGATGAACCATCATCTAATGGTTCTAAGGAGGGCAGCCATTCTAAGGATGAACCAAATTTCAATAGGTCTAGAGAAGGTAGCCAATCCAAGGATGAGCCACAATCTGGCAGCTCTAAGGAGGGTAGCCTGCCTGCAGATTCAGCTGAGAAAGAGAGTCATTCTAAAGATGAATTAGAAGCTATTGTGTCAATGGAAAATAGACAGGTGAAAGTAGGTTCTAACTCTAATGAGACAAAGGAAGAATGCCATTCTAAGGAGGAACTAAAAGCTGGTGTGGCTAAAGATGGCAATGAGTCAAAAGATGTGGCAAATAAAGATAACCAATCTAAAGATAAGCCAGAAACCAGTGTTTCTAAGGAGAGTAGCCAGTTTAAAGAAGAGCCAGAAACCAGTGTTTCTAAGGAGAGTAGCCAGTTTAAAGAAGAGCCAGAAACCAGTGTTCCTAAGGAGAGTAGCCAGTTGAAAGATGAGCCCGAAACCAGTGTTTCTAAGGAGAGTAGCCAGTtgaaagaacaaaaaacaaaaacatccgAGGAAGGTAACAACAAACTCAACAAGGAAATGGAAGGGGACCAGTCTAGAGACTGTAAAGAGTTTGAGAAAAGTAACCAGTCTAAAGAAAAGGCTGAAAGCGAAGGTCGTGAACAAAAGGGAAATGAAAAGGGTAGCATATCTCCTGGTGGTGATGAGAACAACACAGATGATGGAACACCAGTGTAA
- the LOC128220322 gene encoding zinc finger CCCH domain-containing protein 13-like isoform X3, protein MTQEQVDKSKTVDKRRTKDLPPTKVVIRRLPPSLTGDQLLEQLSPLPNYDFFYFMKADFSLGPNAFSRAYINFINYEDIAVFRDKFDDYVFLDAKGNEFPAIVEFSSFQKVPKKKARKPDSKKGTIEQDGDYQRFLENLQNPPAEEVVSLETYLEQLENKEREAKATKGGPRISTPLIEYIKRRKEEKRNSILKAREERRKRDLERKQAREDERRKRKEKEREVDREKDRRDRDKNRESRENRDRDRDTRDRDGRDRDTDRDGKYRDRAKDKERDGKDKERDVPVKVHLLKHSDREGTNEREAGSKTSDRVSKDSNDTKKDRESCERESKDSSKGPAKDDKSKLRFSKENREKIKEQREVKDRDRGKPPSSKVDRPRSARDDRDDRRDDRRDDRRDRSDRRPKSYREEREMRRQNRDTDYRDDRPRSGASRRDEKPYKDDSRDRNRNNNNSSTPVRESPKITYRRGSDVDRKPEKDDGKTVDSGKKEDKGDQSKPAEEEGDTVEVKKEEKLVKVDRERTKERPERAIYDPRRALERRQGSKRDEPSPRSSPRDGRSSPRDGRNSPRDGRSSPREGSQAKDEPKSGGSKEGSQAKDEPKSGGSKEGSQAKDERKLGGSKEGSQAKDEPKSGGSKEDSQAKDEPTSDGSKEGSQAKDEPKSGGYEDGSHTKDEPSSNGSKEGSHSKDEPNFNRSREGSQSKDEPQSGSSKEGSLPADSAEKESHSKDELEAIVSMENRQVKVGSNSNETKEECHSKEELKAGVAKDGNESKDVANKDNQSKDKPETSVSKESSQFKEEPETSVSKESSQFKEEPETSVPKESSQLKDEPETSVSKESSQLKEQKTKTSEEGNNKLNKEMEGDQSRDCKEFEKSNQSKEKAESEGREQKGNEKGSISPGGDENNTDDGTPV, encoded by the exons ATGACACAAGAACAGGTTGATAAGTCAAAGACAGTTGACAAGCGACGTACTAAAGACCTTCCTCCAACAAAG GTTGTGATCCGGCGCCTTCCACCTAGTCTTACTGGAGATCAACTACTGGAACAGCTTTCTCCATTGCCAAATTATGATTTCTTCTACTTCATGAAAGCAGACTTCAG TTTGGGCCCAAATGCATTCTCAAGAGCCTACATAAACTTCATCAACTATGAAGACATTGCAGTGTTCAGGGACAAGTTTGATGATTATGTGTTTTTGGATGCTAAAG gAAATGAGTTCCCAGCCATTGTCGAGTTTTCCTCCTTCCAAAAGGTCCCAAAGAAAAAAGCAAGAAAACCAGATTCGAAAAAAGGCACCATTGAACAGG ATGGAGATTACCAGAGGTTCCTGGAGAATCTGCAGAATCCACCGGCAGAGGAGGTCGTCTCCCTGGAAACGTATCTGGAACAGCTGGAGAATAAAGAGAGGGAAGCCAAAG CCACAAAGGGTGGACCGAGGATCTCCACACCACTGATCGAGTACATCAAGAGAAGGAAGGAGGAAAAGAGAAACTCCATTCTG AAAGCTCGAGAGGAGAGAAGAAAACGTGACTTGGAGCGAAAACAGGCACGTGAAGATGAGAGACGAAAGCGTAAGGAGAAAGAAAGAGAGGTTGATCGGGAGAAAGATCGACGGGACCGGGATAAAAATCGGGAGAGTAGGGAAAACAGAGATCGGGATCGGGACACAAGGGATCGGGATGGTAGAGATAGGGATACAGATCGGGATGGGAAATATCGGGATAGGGCAAAAGATAAAGAAAGAGATGGCAAGGACAAGGAGAGAGATGTCCCTGTGAAGGTACAC CTTCTGAAACATAGTGACAGAGAGGGGACAAATGAGAGAGAAGCAGGCAGTAAAACTTCAGACAGAGTTAGTAAAGACTCAAATGACACTAAAAAGGACAGGGAATCTTGTGAACGAGAGAGTAAAGATTCAAGTAAAGGTCCAGCTAAAGATGATAAGTCTAAACTAAGGTTCTCAAAAGAGAATCGGGAAAAAATAAAAGAGCAGCGAGAGGTTAAAGATAGAGATAGAGGGAAACCTCCATCTAGTAAG GTTGACCGACCCCGGTCTGCACGTGATGATCGTGATGACCGACGAGATGACCGCAGAGATGACCGACGGGACCGCAGTGACCGCCGCCCCAAGTCTTACCGTGAGGAGAGGGAAATGAGGAGACAGAACAGGGACACCGACTACAG GGATGACAGGCCAAGGTCTGGAGCTAGCCGTAGAGATGAAAAACCATACAAAGATGATTCAAG ggACAGGAACAGAAATAACAATAACAGCAGCACCCCTGTTCGTGAGTCACCAAAAATCACATACAGAAGAGGAAGTGATGTAGACAGGAAGCCAGAAAAGGATGATGGGAAAACAGTGGATTCTGGGAAAAAAGAAGACAAGGGAGACCAATCTAAACCTGCAGAGGAAGAGGGGGATACTGTTGAAGTTAAGAAGGAAGAGAAACTGGTCAAAGTGGATAGAGAAAGAACaaag GAGAGACCTGAGCGTGCCATCTATGATCCCCGAAGAGCATTAGAGAGGCGACAAGGATCTAAAAGAGATGAACCAAGTCCCCGAAGTAGCCCTCGGGATGGTAGGAGTAGCCCTCGGGATGGTAGAAACAGCCCTCGGGATGGTAGAAGTAGTCCAAGGGAGGGTAGTCAGGCTAAGGATGAGCCAAAATCTGGTGGCTCTAAGGAAGGTAGCCAGGCAAAGGATGAGCCAAAATCTGGTGGATCTAAAGAGGGTAGCCAGGCTAAGGACGAGCGAAAATTAGGTGGATCTAAGGAGGGTAGCCAGGCTAAGGATGAGCCCAAATCAGGTGGATCTAAGGAGGATAGCCAGGCTAAGGATGAGCCAACATCTGATGGCTCTAAGGAAGGTAGCCAGGCTAAGGATGAGCCAAAATCTGGTGGCTATGAAGATGGTAGCCATACTAAGGATGAACCATCATCTAATGGTTCTAAGGAGGGCAGCCATTCTAAGGATGAACCAAATTTCAATAGGTCTAGAGAAGGTAGCCAATCCAAGGATGAGCCACAATCTGGCAGCTCTAAGGAGGGTAGCCTGCCTGCAGATTCAGCTGAGAAAGAGAGTCATTCTAAAGATGAATTAGAAGCTATTGTGTCAATGGAAAATAGACAGGTGAAAGTAGGTTCTAACTCTAATGAGACAAAGGAAGAATGCCATTCTAAGGAGGAACTAAAAGCTGGTGTGGCTAAAGATGGCAATGAGTCAAAAGATGTGGCAAATAAAGATAACCAATCTAAAGATAAGCCAGAAACCAGTGTTTCTAAGGAGAGTAGCCAGTTTAAAGAAGAGCCAGAAACCAGTGTTTCTAAGGAGAGTAGCCAGTTTAAAGAAGAGCCAGAAACCAGTGTTCCTAAGGAGAGTAGCCAGTTGAAAGATGAGCCCGAAACCAGTGTTTCTAAGGAGAGTAGCCAGTtgaaagaacaaaaaacaaaaacatccgAGGAAGGTAACAACAAACTCAACAAGGAAATGGAAGGGGACCAGTCTAGAGACTGTAAAGAGTTTGAGAAAAGTAACCAGTCTAAAGAAAAGGCTGAAAGCGAAGGTCGTGAACAAAAGGGAAATGAAAAGGGTAGCATATCTCCTGGTGGTGATGAGAACAACACAGATGATGGAACACCAGTGTAA
- the LOC128220322 gene encoding protein starmaker-like isoform X2, whose protein sequence is MTQEQVDKSKTVDKRRTKDLPPTKVVIRRLPPSLTGDQLLEQLSPLPNYDFFYFMKADFSLGPNAFSRAYINFINYEDIAVFRDKFDDYVFLDAKGNEFPAIVEFSSFQKVPKKKARKPDSKKGTIEQDGDYQRFLENLQNPPAEEVVSLETYLEQLENKEREAKATKGGPRISTPLIEYIKRRKEEKRNSILKAREERRKRDLERKQAREDERRKRKEKEREVDREKDRRDRDKNRESRENRDRDRDTRDRDGRDRDTDRDGKYRDRAKDKERDGKDKERDVPVKLLKHSDREGTNEREAGSKTSDRVSKDSNDTKKDRESCERESKDSSKGPAKDDKSKLRFSKENREKIKEQREVKDRDRGKPPSSKVDRPRSARDDRDDRRDDRRDDRRDRSDRRPKSYREEREMRRQNRDTDYRDDRPRSGASRRDEKPYKDDSRDRNRNNNNSSTPVRESPKITYRRGSDVDRKPEKDDGKTVDSGKKEDKGDQSKPAEEEGDTVEVKKEEKLVKVDRERTKPIDQSEESKKDEDQSGSGEEKRRKRKERPERAIYDPRRALERRQGSKRDEPSPRSSPRDGRSSPRDGRNSPRDGRSSPREGSQAKDEPKSGGSKEGSQAKDEPKSGGSKEGSQAKDERKLGGSKEGSQAKDEPKSGGSKEDSQAKDEPTSDGSKEGSQAKDEPKSGGYEDGSHTKDEPSSNGSKEGSHSKDEPNFNRSREGSQSKDEPQSGSSKEGSLPADSAEKESHSKDELEAIVSMENRQVKVGSNSNETKEECHSKEELKAGVAKDGNESKDVANKDNQSKDKPETSVSKESSQFKEEPETSVSKESSQFKEEPETSVPKESSQLKDEPETSVSKESSQLKEQKTKTSEEGNNKLNKEMEGDQSRDCKEFEKSNQSKEKAESEGREQKGNEKGSISPGGDENNTDDGTPV, encoded by the exons ATGACACAAGAACAGGTTGATAAGTCAAAGACAGTTGACAAGCGACGTACTAAAGACCTTCCTCCAACAAAG GTTGTGATCCGGCGCCTTCCACCTAGTCTTACTGGAGATCAACTACTGGAACAGCTTTCTCCATTGCCAAATTATGATTTCTTCTACTTCATGAAAGCAGACTTCAG TTTGGGCCCAAATGCATTCTCAAGAGCCTACATAAACTTCATCAACTATGAAGACATTGCAGTGTTCAGGGACAAGTTTGATGATTATGTGTTTTTGGATGCTAAAG gAAATGAGTTCCCAGCCATTGTCGAGTTTTCCTCCTTCCAAAAGGTCCCAAAGAAAAAAGCAAGAAAACCAGATTCGAAAAAAGGCACCATTGAACAGG ATGGAGATTACCAGAGGTTCCTGGAGAATCTGCAGAATCCACCGGCAGAGGAGGTCGTCTCCCTGGAAACGTATCTGGAACAGCTGGAGAATAAAGAGAGGGAAGCCAAAG CCACAAAGGGTGGACCGAGGATCTCCACACCACTGATCGAGTACATCAAGAGAAGGAAGGAGGAAAAGAGAAACTCCATTCTG AAAGCTCGAGAGGAGAGAAGAAAACGTGACTTGGAGCGAAAACAGGCACGTGAAGATGAGAGACGAAAGCGTAAGGAGAAAGAAAGAGAGGTTGATCGGGAGAAAGATCGACGGGACCGGGATAAAAATCGGGAGAGTAGGGAAAACAGAGATCGGGATCGGGACACAAGGGATCGGGATGGTAGAGATAGGGATACAGATCGGGATGGGAAATATCGGGATAGGGCAAAAGATAAAGAAAGAGATGGCAAGGACAAGGAGAGAGATGTCCCTGTGAAG CTTCTGAAACATAGTGACAGAGAGGGGACAAATGAGAGAGAAGCAGGCAGTAAAACTTCAGACAGAGTTAGTAAAGACTCAAATGACACTAAAAAGGACAGGGAATCTTGTGAACGAGAGAGTAAAGATTCAAGTAAAGGTCCAGCTAAAGATGATAAGTCTAAACTAAGGTTCTCAAAAGAGAATCGGGAAAAAATAAAAGAGCAGCGAGAGGTTAAAGATAGAGATAGAGGGAAACCTCCATCTAGTAAG GTTGACCGACCCCGGTCTGCACGTGATGATCGTGATGACCGACGAGATGACCGCAGAGATGACCGACGGGACCGCAGTGACCGCCGCCCCAAGTCTTACCGTGAGGAGAGGGAAATGAGGAGACAGAACAGGGACACCGACTACAG GGATGACAGGCCAAGGTCTGGAGCTAGCCGTAGAGATGAAAAACCATACAAAGATGATTCAAG ggACAGGAACAGAAATAACAATAACAGCAGCACCCCTGTTCGTGAGTCACCAAAAATCACATACAGAAGAGGAAGTGATGTAGACAGGAAGCCAGAAAAGGATGATGGGAAAACAGTGGATTCTGGGAAAAAAGAAGACAAGGGAGACCAATCTAAACCTGCAGAGGAAGAGGGGGATACTGTTGAAGTTAAGAAGGAAGAGAAACTGGTCAAAGTGGATAGAGAAAGAACaaag ccCATTGACCAATCAGAAGAGAGTAAAAAAGACGAGGACCAATCAGGAAGCGGAGAGGAAAAACGGAGAAAACGAAAG GAGAGACCTGAGCGTGCCATCTATGATCCCCGAAGAGCATTAGAGAGGCGACAAGGATCTAAAAGAGATGAACCAAGTCCCCGAAGTAGCCCTCGGGATGGTAGGAGTAGCCCTCGGGATGGTAGAAACAGCCCTCGGGATGGTAGAAGTAGTCCAAGGGAGGGTAGTCAGGCTAAGGATGAGCCAAAATCTGGTGGCTCTAAGGAAGGTAGCCAGGCAAAGGATGAGCCAAAATCTGGTGGATCTAAAGAGGGTAGCCAGGCTAAGGACGAGCGAAAATTAGGTGGATCTAAGGAGGGTAGCCAGGCTAAGGATGAGCCCAAATCAGGTGGATCTAAGGAGGATAGCCAGGCTAAGGATGAGCCAACATCTGATGGCTCTAAGGAAGGTAGCCAGGCTAAGGATGAGCCAAAATCTGGTGGCTATGAAGATGGTAGCCATACTAAGGATGAACCATCATCTAATGGTTCTAAGGAGGGCAGCCATTCTAAGGATGAACCAAATTTCAATAGGTCTAGAGAAGGTAGCCAATCCAAGGATGAGCCACAATCTGGCAGCTCTAAGGAGGGTAGCCTGCCTGCAGATTCAGCTGAGAAAGAGAGTCATTCTAAAGATGAATTAGAAGCTATTGTGTCAATGGAAAATAGACAGGTGAAAGTAGGTTCTAACTCTAATGAGACAAAGGAAGAATGCCATTCTAAGGAGGAACTAAAAGCTGGTGTGGCTAAAGATGGCAATGAGTCAAAAGATGTGGCAAATAAAGATAACCAATCTAAAGATAAGCCAGAAACCAGTGTTTCTAAGGAGAGTAGCCAGTTTAAAGAAGAGCCAGAAACCAGTGTTTCTAAGGAGAGTAGCCAGTTTAAAGAAGAGCCAGAAACCAGTGTTCCTAAGGAGAGTAGCCAGTTGAAAGATGAGCCCGAAACCAGTGTTTCTAAGGAGAGTAGCCAGTtgaaagaacaaaaaacaaaaacatccgAGGAAGGTAACAACAAACTCAACAAGGAAATGGAAGGGGACCAGTCTAGAGACTGTAAAGAGTTTGAGAAAAGTAACCAGTCTAAAGAAAAGGCTGAAAGCGAAGGTCGTGAACAAAAGGGAAATGAAAAGGGTAGCATATCTCCTGGTGGTGATGAGAACAACACAGATGATGGAACACCAGTGTAA